The region CGGTGAAGCGGTTCTTTTTGTAGACGGCGAGGATGTTGCCGGCGAGGTCGCGGAGGGTGTAGCGGGTGGTGGGGAACTGGACGAAATAGTCCTGGGTGACGGTGAGGATGGCGGCGGTTTTGTTTTCGTCGGGGTAGAAGAAGATGGTCCGCCTGGGGCCGACGAAGTAGGCGACGACGAGGGCGAGCAGGAACCAGTTGATGTGATAGGTGCGGTAGAGTGCAAAAAACAAATAAAGAGCGACGGCCATTAAGACGGCGACGGTCAGGAACCTCTCCACTACCAGCGCGGGACGCTCGACGTAGAGGAGGGGGTTGCCGTCCTCGTCGCGGACGTGGTATTTGGTGTCGATGGCGAAGTGTTTCTCGCGCAGCAGGAAGATGTCGCGGTCGAAGACGGCCGGGACCTGGCGCTCGGGGGCGCGGAAGACGCCGTGGCAGGCGGGGCATTCGAGGAGCCGGCCGGCGTACTGGCTTTTGAGGTTGTAGGCGGCGCCGCAGTCGGGGCAGGCGACAGGCAAAGCCATGATTGGTGCTCCCTCTTCCGCGCTACGGCGGAAACTTTAATTCTGGTCAATGGTTGGGGGGTCTCGGAGACCACAGGCCGCAAAAACGCCGTGCGCTGTGCGGCCACGCGGGTTTAGCGTCATGATTACACATGAATTGGCAAGAGGCCGCTCAGAACCCTCCAGATACAAGGCGCACCGGAAGAGCGCGCCGCGACGCGTACTTGGTTGCGTACGCTAGCAAGCGCTCTGAGGAGCAACGCCGTAGATGGGGGGTTATCAGCGGCCTCCAATGTTTACAGCTGACGAACGATATTTCGGCCGGCTTGCTTGGCGTGGTATAACGCCTGATCCGCCTTCGCCACAAGCGCGGCGGGGGTGGTGAGTTCGTCGGGGACGATGGTGGCGGTGCCGGCGCTGACGGTGAGGCAGCGGTGGATTGAGGAGGCTTTGTGCTCGATGCCGAGGGTGGCGACGGCGACGCGGATGGCTTCGGCGACGACGAGGGCGCCGAGGCTGTCGGTGTTGGGCAGGAGGACGGCGAATTCCTCGCCGCCGTGGCGGGCTGCAAGGTCGCCGGCGCGGGCGATGGTGGCGGAGATGGTGAGGGCGATTTTCTTGAGGCACTCGTCGCCGGCCTGGTGGCCGTAGGTTTCGTTGTAGGCTTTGAAGAAGTCGAGGTCGAGGATGATAAGGGACAGGGGCGTTTCGTCGCGCAGCGCGCGGCGCCATTCCTCGCCGAGGCGGGCGTCGAAGCGGGCGCGGCTGTCGATGCCGGTGAGGCCGTCGAGGCTGCCCAGGCGGGTGAGCTCCTGGTTTTTGGCCTGGAGCTCGCGGGTTAGGGTGTCGAGGGTGTGCTGGCATTCGAGGATGCGGCGGGCGACGGCGAGCCGGCTGCGGAGCATGGCGGGGTCGACGGGTTTGGCGACATGGTCGTCGGCGCCGGCCTCAAGGCCGCGGATGCTTTCGTCCGCGCAGTTTTCGGGCGAGAGGAGAATAACGTAAGCTTTGTTGAGGTTTTTTTCTTTTTTAAGCCTGGCGCAGATGTCGTGGCTTTGTGGGCCGGGCGCGACCAGGTCGAGGAGAACGATTACGGGGCGGGAGTCTGTGCGGAGCGCCTCTAGGGCTTGTTCGCCGCCGGCGGCGCCGGCGACCTCGTAGCCCCATTTTTTCAGGGTGGGTTCGAGCATGGCGCGGGTGGTGGCTTCGTCGCCGACGATCATCACTTTCATCCGTCATTCCGCCTTTGCGTTAATTTCCCGGTTTGTTTCCAGTTTCTACAAAGGCGGCGATATTCCTGCCTTGGCCGCCGTCAGACGGCGAGGGTGGCGACGAAATTGGCGAGCAGGCTGACGCCGTCGGGGGTGAGGACGGATTCGGGGTGGAACTGGATGCCTTCGACGGGGTAGCGGTTGTGCCTGACGCCCATGATGAGGCCGTCGTCGCTGGTGGCGGTGACGGTGAGGCAGTCGGGTAGGCCGGCCCGGTCGATGATGAGGGAGTGGTAGCGGCCGGCGGTGA is a window of Selenomonadales bacterium 4137-cl DNA encoding:
- a CDS encoding diguanylate cyclase, yielding MKVMIVGDEATTRAMLEPTLKKWGYEVAGAAGGEQALEALRTDSRPVIVLLDLVAPGPQSHDICARLKKEKNLNKAYVILLSPENCADESIRGLEAGADDHVAKPVDPAMLRSRLAVARRILECQHTLDTLTRELQAKNQELTRLGSLDGLTGIDSRARFDARLGEEWRRALRDETPLSLIILDLDFFKAYNETYGHQAGDECLKKIALTISATIARAGDLAARHGGEEFAVLLPNTDSLGALVVAEAIRVAVATLGIEHKASSIHRCLTVSAGTATIVPDELTTPAALVAKADQALYHAKQAGRNIVRQL